Proteins from one Catenuloplanes atrovinosus genomic window:
- a CDS encoding bifunctional DNA primase/polymerase, with translation MAGVLRRPRLRRAALRYADHDWPVLPGACLTGGRFACGRPGCPTIACHPAEESWERAATADTDRVAAWWRSRPHSVLLATGHAFDVLEVPAHLGLRVLGAARLLAGVVGPGRGQVRGPIAVTPTARWMLLVAPGDPLRPELDESLDVVRHGPGSWIPAPPTRLPEGAVRWAVAPEEVQWRLPDSYAVQAMLVDALGLYGRQTGLRPLLPRQSTGTRYAA, from the coding sequence ATGGCCGGCGTGCTGCGCCGCCCGCGCCTGCGCCGGGCCGCGTTGCGGTACGCCGACCACGACTGGCCGGTGCTGCCCGGCGCGTGCCTGACCGGCGGGCGGTTCGCCTGCGGTCGGCCGGGATGTCCCACGATCGCGTGTCACCCGGCCGAGGAATCCTGGGAGCGCGCGGCCACCGCCGACACGGACCGGGTGGCGGCGTGGTGGCGGTCCCGGCCGCACTCCGTGCTGCTCGCCACCGGCCACGCGTTCGACGTGCTGGAGGTGCCCGCGCACCTGGGCCTGCGGGTGCTGGGCGCGGCCCGGCTGCTGGCCGGCGTGGTCGGCCCGGGGCGCGGTCAGGTGCGCGGCCCGATCGCGGTCACGCCCACCGCGCGATGGATGCTGCTGGTCGCGCCCGGCGATCCGCTGCGGCCCGAGCTGGACGAGTCGCTGGACGTGGTGCGGCACGGCCCGGGCTCGTGGATCCCCGCGCCGCCGACCCGGCTGCCGGAGGGAGCGGTGCGCTGGGCCGTCGCGCCCGAGGAGGTGCAGTGGCGCCTGCCGGACTCCTACGCCGTACAGGCGATGCTGGTGGACGCGCTCGGGCTCTACGGCCGGCAGACCGGCCTCCGGCCGCTGCTGCCCCGCCAGTCCACGGGTACGAGGTACGCGGCCTGA
- a CDS encoding helix-turn-helix domain-containing protein translates to MDELPIGRRVAYWRGRRKMSQQVFADRLGKSKSWVDKVERGVRRLDKFSVIYEIADVLQVDVQLLLGKDPERRPDTVNCIDQVEVEEIRSALERYNQISAFFTATPQAPPLPEMRKAVSHAWLTFQHAKYGVLARALPKLLRDGQALDTSTPDPDRPEAAHLLGQVYQIASSTLRKLGEHELSWLAADRSIAVCQRADDQLLAGVATYRVGSSLLALGRARPALEIHVNVANQIAPAGDTDSTPERLSVYGMLLLQGGMAAARLGDTATVHDLMNEATRVAEHVGGDANHYWTSFGPTNVQLHRAAALVELGDGRMAVETHDRINQTGGFDALLPERRAHHYLDLARGYSQMGEMDKAGEMLLEGDRLAPSEIRCRPIAHAVISDVLRRTRGTPSPAIAELAEHMGVGV, encoded by the coding sequence GTGGACGAGCTGCCGATCGGACGCCGGGTGGCGTACTGGAGGGGCCGACGCAAGATGTCCCAGCAGGTCTTCGCGGACCGGCTGGGCAAGTCCAAGAGCTGGGTGGACAAGGTCGAGCGCGGGGTGCGCCGCCTCGACAAGTTCTCCGTCATCTACGAGATCGCCGACGTGCTGCAGGTCGACGTGCAGTTGCTGCTCGGCAAGGACCCGGAGCGCCGGCCGGACACGGTGAACTGCATCGACCAGGTCGAGGTCGAGGAGATCCGCTCCGCGCTGGAACGGTACAACCAGATCAGCGCGTTCTTCACGGCCACGCCGCAGGCGCCGCCGCTGCCGGAGATGCGCAAGGCGGTCAGCCACGCGTGGCTGACGTTCCAGCACGCGAAGTACGGCGTGCTGGCCCGCGCGCTGCCCAAGCTGCTCCGCGACGGGCAGGCGCTGGACACGTCCACGCCGGACCCGGACCGCCCGGAGGCCGCCCACCTGCTCGGGCAGGTCTACCAGATCGCCTCCTCCACGCTGCGCAAGCTGGGCGAGCACGAGCTGTCCTGGCTCGCGGCCGACCGGTCCATCGCGGTCTGCCAGCGCGCCGACGATCAACTGCTGGCCGGCGTCGCGACGTACCGGGTGGGCAGCTCGCTGCTGGCGCTCGGCCGCGCCCGGCCGGCGCTGGAGATCCACGTCAACGTCGCCAACCAGATCGCGCCGGCCGGCGACACCGACAGCACGCCGGAGCGACTCAGCGTGTACGGCATGCTGCTGCTCCAGGGCGGCATGGCCGCGGCCCGGCTGGGTGACACCGCCACCGTCCACGATCTGATGAACGAGGCCACCCGCGTCGCCGAGCACGTCGGCGGCGACGCGAACCACTACTGGACCTCGTTCGGCCCCACCAACGTGCAATTGCACCGCGCAGCCGCCCTGGTCGAGCTGGGTGACGGCCGGATGGCGGTCGAGACCCACGACCGGATCAACCAGACCGGCGGGTTCGACGCACTGTTGCCGGAACGCAGGGCGCATCATTACCTTGACCTCGCGCGCGGGTATTCGCAGATGGGCGAGATGGACAAGGCGGGAGAGATGCTGCTCGAGGGTGACCGGCTCGCACCGTCGGAGATCCGCTGCCGGCCGATCGCGCACGCGGTCATCTCGGATGTGCTCCGTCGCACCCGCGGTACGCCGTCTCCGGCCATCGCCGAGTTGGCTGAGCACATGGGAGTTGGCGTATGA